The window AATTTCCGGTGAGGTATTATCACTTTGAAAATAACTGAACAGAGAATGGCCACAGCTCTCCAGCGACTCCGGCAAGGAATTCCGGTCGAGGATTTCTGCAAAGGCGAGTTTCAGCAGATAGCTGATCGGTATCCTGATATGGGAGCGGTCATTCTGCTGAAAATGAAAGCGTTGACTGTCACCCCGTTGTGGTCCTTTAGGGTATTGTTTGTCGGCAAGGAGATCTGTTGAGAAAACTCGGGATGCGAGAGCGCCGAGGCGCTCTTTTTTAATTCGTACCCAGCTGTTCTCCCAGACATTGGCACGGTTCTCATCGAGAAACTGCCTGATATCCTCAATAGAGCTTGGCGGCAGGTCTCCCCGGCCCACCCGTTTTTCAATATTGCGGAAGAAATTAGACTGGTAGATGGATATGGGCAGATCGACGTCAGCTGCTTTTCCCTCAACTGCGACCTGTAGTTCATATTCCATTCCTGCGCTACTGTCGCCAGAACCAAAAGGAGTAATGCCAAGGGCCTTAAGCTCCTGGCTGAATTGTATACTGCCAAGCCTCAGCGACTCGGCATTATTCGAAACCAAAACTGGTGGACAGGATGTCATGCTGGGGGTTGTCTCCGGAGCTGAAACAGCATTTTTAAATTACCTCACTCTGCCAGGCATCAGGCGTTGGCTGCTGAAGCGTGATTCGAACTGCCAAATGGCTCGACTATTTCCAGGTTATGGAAAAACTGTTCAGAGCATGCTTTCCACGAGTATTGTAACGCGGTATTTCTGCATGACTCCCTGGAAACCTCCATCGCTTTGTGCACTGCAATTTGCAGATCTTGATCAAGCCAGCCGTTCACACCATTTTTTACCACGTTGATCGGCCCGGTTACTGGATATGCCGCAACGGGCACACCGCAGCCGTTTGCCTCAAGCATTACGACTCCAAAGGTGTCAGTAAGGCTAGGGAAAACCATAACATCTGCGTTTGCGATATAGCCGGCCAGTTCTTTGCCTCGGCGATAACCGGCAAAGAGAGCCTCGGGGTATTTTCTCTCCAGCTCTTTTCGGGCAGGGCCGTCACCGACTATAACTTTGGTTCCGGGCAGGTCGAGTGAGAGAAATGCCTCAATGTTTTTTTCTACAGCGACCCTTCCTACATAGACCTGAACCGGTCCTTCTACCCCCAGGTCTATTCGGGTATCCGGTTGAAAGAGTTCGGTGTTGACCCCTCTGGACCATGGTGCAGTATTGGGAAAGTTGCGCTGGCTGAGTTCGTCCCTGAGTGCGGGGGTGGCGACCATCACCCGGGTAGCCTGTTTGTGAAATTTGCGAACCACCGTGTAGGACCAGGAAAGCGGGATAGGAATCCGTATTTTGATATATTCAGGGAACCTGGTGTGATATGAGGTCGTGTATGGAAACTTTTTATTTAGACAGGCCGAACGTGCCGCCCAGCCCAGTGGTCCTTCCGTGGCAATATGAACCGCGTTTGGAGCAAACTCGGCCAGCAGTTTTTTCAGTTGATGTGTCCACGCCAGTGCCAGCCGTATTTCAGGGTACGAGGGGCAGGGAATAGACCGGAAAAGCTGAGGATTAATAACTTTCACCCGGTGGCCCATATTCTCCAGATGCTTGACGGTCTGGGTCAGCGTGGTGACCACACCATTAATTTGGGGATGCCAGGCATCCGTCACTATAGCGATCTTGTTCATATTCTTCGTCGGTTGTCAGCTCTTTTACAGGATTCTGCTCAATCCATTGGATGATGCCAATGGTGCCATTGCTGTTTTCGGCCAGGGCGGTGCAACTTTCCACCCAGTCTCCTGAGTTGCTGTAGAGGAAATCACCCATCGCCTTGATTGATGCGTGGTGAATATGACCGCAGATAAGACCGTCCACCTGGTTTTTTTTGATTTCGCTTATCAGCACCTGTTCAAAATCACCAATGTAGTTGACAGCCTTTTTGCACTTATGTTTCAGCCAGGCGGAAATGGAGAAATAATCTTTGCCCCTGAAAGAGCGGTACGTGTTGACCCAGCGGTTGAGTATCAAAAGTGAATCGTAGAGGGTTGAGCCTATGTTGGCGAGCCATTCACTATTTTGCACTACACAGTCAAACTTATCGCCATGCAGCACGAGATAGCGTTTGCCGTCGACGGAGGTGTGCACAATTTCTTCGCAGATCTGTACACCATGAAAAGAAGTGCCGGTATAGCGACGGACGATATCGTCATGGTTACCGGGGAGGTAGTACACTTTGGTGCCATTTTGGGCCTTATTGATAATGAGGTTGACGATATGGTCATTAATTTCAGGCCAGTGCCAGTTGTTTCTGAGTTTCCACAGGTCGAAGATATCTCCCACAAGATAGAGATTGTCTGATTCGGTGCTTTTCAGAAACTCGTAGAGTTGGTTGCTTTTCAGGTTCCTGCCGCCTAGGTGGGTGTCGGAGATCCAGATACTCCTGAAGTGCAAATGCTGCATGTATACCTCGCATGTTGTATTGTTGTTGCCTGGAGAATAGGCTGGCAGTGTTACAGGTCAGTAAGATGATGATTATAATTGCATTCGTTTGTTGCTCAGGCTGAAGCGTGTGGCCTTCCAGCTTTAAGCATCGGTAGAGTGGACCTGGGAGAGGGCCAGAAAATGAGATTTTTGCCAATCAAAGCGGTAACTGTATTTGTGTTATTGATGCTCTGTGGCTTTCGTTTTTCCCTTCTTTTTGGCGAGCTGAGTTGGGAGAAGATTGACGCTGTGTTAAGCGAGGATTTCCCTGATGTTAAGATTATGGAAATTGATGAGTTATCCAATCGGCTGGAGGCAGGAGAAAAGCTTTATCTGGTGGATGTAAGGAGTCGCGAGGAGTATCTGGTAAGCCACATTCCCGGCGCTGTGCTGGTAGAAGAGTTTGCTGTCAACAGTCGTCTACCAGGGGTGGTCATTGTTGCTTATTGCTCGGTTGGATTGCGTTCTGCAGAGTATGTACGAAAACTGCAAAATGAAGGTGTCAAAAATGTCTACAACCTGCGAGGGTCTATTTTTATGTGGGCAAACAGGGGCCTGGCTCTTGATTCACCGAAAGGAACAGTTGACGAGGTACATCCGTTTAGTCCCAGGTGGGGAAAGCTACTCGACAAAACACTGCACGCCCGCTAGCCTGACACATTGAAAGGTCAATTTGCTTTTTGGATCGAAATATTTTGAGAGGGCCCAAAAGGCAGGTCCATTGTCAACAAAGGTCTGCTTCTGCTGTGGGGGAATTTCCGCAACACTTTGATGTGGCGGTGATTTATATGGAAAGGGAGCAGATTTATCTTGTGAATTCAATTTTTAGCTGAAAGATGAACCTGACTTTCAACAATCTGATGGAAGATGCTATCTGCAAGTGTATATATCCAGGAGCAGTGCCATAAACTATTATTGCCGTTCCCGCCAGTTGGTTGGAAGCTGCTACCATATCACTTGGGGCCATGTCTTGATGGTTGCGTTCTATTTATGTGCTCGGTATATCTTTTTGGGGCTAAAAGTCTGTCGCGTGCATCCAGCAAATTAATTATATCTAACAATGTCGACGATTGGACTAGGGTACTACTGTTGGCCCTGGTAATGCTGGCTGGGTGAGTACAGCCCTGTTGCATGACATTTGGGGGTTGAAACAAAATTCAGCCTTTTTCTATAGTCGCTAACTAGTTGCTATAGGGCAAATGCTGAAGGGTCTGTGATTGCAGTGTCTCGAGCTCTTTCGTTTTTTAGTGTGGTGTATTCTTGTGCTTGTATGCTAATATGGCGAAAAATTTACTGCCTGATTACAACAGTAAAACCCTAAAAAAAAGAGGAAAGAGATCATGGCTAGTTTGAAAGGAACTCAGACCGAAAAGAATATACTTACCGCTTTCTGCGGCGAATCACAGGCTCGCAATCGCTACACCTACTATGCATCCCAGGCCAAAAAAGATGGATATGTACAGATTCAGTCCATCTTCGAAGAGACAGCCAACCAGGAAAAGGAGCACGCCAAACGCCTGTTCAAGTTGCTTGAAGGTGGGGATGTTGAGGTATCCGCTTCGTTTCCTGCAGGTGTTGTCGGTACTACCGCAGAGAATCTTAAAGAGGCGGCAACGGGGGAGAACCACGAACATACTGTGATGTATCCGGAGTTTGCCGAGGTTGCCCGGGAGGAAGGGTTTGCCAATATCGCCGATATCTTTATGGCAATTGCCAATGCCGAGGCGCAGCATGAGAAGCGTTTCAAGGACCTGCTCGGCAACATCGAGAAAGGCTGTGTTTTCAAGCGTGACGAAAAAGTGGTCTGGAGATGCCGTAACTGCGGCTACCTGCACGACGACCATGAAGCTCCGGAGATTTGTCCGGCCTGTGCTCATGCCAAGGCCCATTTTGAGTTGCTCGGCGAAAACTGGTAGCTTAAGGCTTCTGTTTTTATAGCGTAAATTCTCTTTTCCCTGAATGATGATAAAAAATCAGAGCCTCCGGAGATGAGCAAATCTTCCGGGGGCCTTGTTTTTTCTACCTCAATTTGGTTTCACTTTTTTTTCGTACCTAATCAGGGTTGAAAAAAAAGAAGCGTCACTATTCTCTTTCAATTTCAAGTGATTACAGTGTTGACATGCCACAATGTGGGGGCGCATGGGGGAGAGCTGGTATACCAGGCGTGCTGGAGTTGCAGGAGAATGGGAGGACGTTATGGAAACAAATCGCAGAGATGTTACGATTCATGTACCGGATAAGGTGTATAGTGGTTATATCGACGTCCCTAACGAGACGCTTCGAACCATAGATATTTTTAACAGTACCAGTGGGTATTGGAAAGATCCCTCTGAAAAGGGGTTTGATGATGCATTATTGTTAAACAGTGCGACGGTGACCCTGGATAGCGATACCCCTTTGCTCGAACTGGACCGAATCCAGATCAGGCTCGCCGATATTCTGTTTTTTTTCGATGATGAACTGGGATGTGGAGACAGCAGTGAGAAAATCCGGGCAGAAGCTCTGAGCGCGAGAAATGGTGAGAAAATTTCAAAAGTTTATATCATTACGCATATGCAGGGGGATTCCTTTTTCTATATCTCCGGTCTCAGCCACGGTCGTTTCAGGAGTAAGACCAAGCATCGCTATATTCCACTGACCAACCCTACGATTACTGAAGTCCACAGGGCTGGCCAGGGCTGGAAACAGAAAAACATCCCGGTGCAGGGCGCATTTGTCGGTGTGAATACAGCTCATATCGAAGCATGCACGTTTTCAGGTGTCGGAAAGCATTGACGATTGGTGGCTTTGCTCTGAAGAAGTAAATTTGCCTGACCTTCAAAACAGGTTCAAGGAGGTGCGATGGGGGGGATTCATGACAGGTTGCGACTGTTACTTTGTTCGTTGTCTCTCACTGTTCTGACAGGTTGCGCCGGATTACCCAAGGGAATTGAGCCTGTTCAGGATTTTGAGCTGAACAGGTATCTTGGCAGGTGGTATGAGGTTGCCCGGCTGGATCACTCATTTGAACGGGGACTGACCAGGGTAATGACCGAGTACAGTATGCGTGATGACGGGGGCGTCAAGGTTGTCAACAGGGGCTATCAGGCTGAGAGCGGAAGTTGGAAAGAAGCTGTGGGCAGGGCGTACTTTGTGCGCTCACCCCGGGAAGGTTATCTGAAGGTAAGCTTTTTCCGGCCATTTTACGGCACCTATGTGATTATGGAACTTGATCAAGGGTATGAGTATGCTCTGGTTTGCGGGGCGAACCGAAAATATCTCTGGATTCTGGCCAGAGAGCCGGATCTGGATGAGGTGGTTAAGCAACGTTTGATCGCCAGGGCGAAAGAATTGGGGTTTGCTGTCGACAAACTGATTTATCCGCAGGTAGGTGATCCCCGAACTTCAGCTGCAGCTCAAGTCGATTTGTAATGAAACCTGATTTCCTGTTCTATCTTGGCATTGCCTGGGCTGCCTGGTGTTGTATGCATAGCCTGCTGATTAACCGATCAGTCCAGGATAATACGGAGAAGTTTTTCGTAAGGATGGGCTTTCCCGGTTTCAGGTATCGCCTGTTCTATACCATTGCAGCCTGCTTGAGTTTGCTTCCCCTGGTCGTGCTGACAGTTATGGTTCGAGGTGAGGTGGTTCTGGTTTGGCGCGGTCTCTGGCATCTGCTGGAGCTTGTGTTGGCAATCGGTGCGCTCGGGCTCTTTTGGTGCGGATCCAGGCAATATAATCTCCATGACATGGTGTACGGTAGAAAGACGGCTGCCGGGAAAAGGGATGACGTTGAATTTTCCAGGGACGGTGTGCATGGCGTGATACGTCATCCCTGGTATCTCGGATCCCTGCTTTTTTTGTGGTCCTGGCCGGTGTATCACGAGGCGACCATTCTCTCCGCGGTGATTCTCTCCTGTTATTTGCTGATCGGCGCCTTCATCGAGGAGAGGCGGCTGGTTGCGGAGTTTGGGGAAAAGTACCGACAATATCAACAGGAGGTTTCCATGCTGATTCCCTGGAAGTGGCTTTCGAAGAGAGTGTCACAAAAACTAAAAAGGCGCGATTGATGACACCATGGGAACGGCTTCAGGAAGCATGGTGCCGGGTGCGCGGCTGGTACCCTGCCCGGGTCGCAGGCCGACAGTTGCGATGCGATCCTGATCACATCAGCTTCTGGTCCAAGGTTGATAATGGCAGCTGGGAGCCGCAAACCTTTACGGTGCTCGATTCGATCCTGGCGCCAGGTGGGATCCATCTTGATGTCGGTGCCTGGATAGGGCCGACGGTGCTGCATGCGGCCCACTGTTCGAAAAAGGTATTTTGTTTCGAACCGGATAAAGTCGCCTATATGTACCTGCTCGCCAACCTGAAACTCAATAAGCTGGACAACGTTATCCCTTTTAATATGGCGGTTGCCGAAAAAAGCAGCATAAGCCGGATGGCCAGCCCCCGTGGTAAGCGAGGGGACTCCATGACCAGCCTGCTCTACCCGGACGGCAAGGCAGGTATGGAGGTGGTGGTGATAGCCTGGCAGCAATGGCTGGAGCTCGTTGGACGCCCGGTTTTTACGAGCATAAAGATGGATGTAGAGGGAGGCGAGTTTACCCTTCTTCCTGCTATGAAGAGTTACCTGCAGCAACAGAAACCAGCACTGTATCTTTCACTGCACCCGCATCTGCTGCCCGTCGATAAACGACAACAGCAGATGACCGCAATGGTCGATCTGCTGAGTCCTCTTTACGAGCTGGCAGATTCCGGCTCAGGTGAGAGGCAGCCTGTGGGAAATCTCCTGACAGCAGAAAGAGTGGACCGTGGGGGCTCGTACCTTCTGCTGCCGGTTGCTTAAAGACTAAAGACCGATGTTGGCCAGGTCCGGCCCAAGATAGGTCCTTTCGTTTTCGCCAAGAATTCCCAAAGAGAGACAGATAAGGGTCCAGAAGTGGACCACGTTATACGCCCCGCCATAATGATGGCCGATGTCTTCCATCTGGGAGTGGCAGTTGTGGCAGGGGGTGAGCACGTAATCCGCCTGGGTAGCCATTATCTGGTCAAACTTCCGCTTGCCGTAGGTGCGTCGATGCTCGGTCATGCCAGCCTGCAGGAAGCCACCGCCACCGCCACAGCAGTAGTTTGCGCTACGGTTCGGCTGCATGTCGATAAAGTTCTCTTCACCGACCAGCTTTTTGGCGACAAAACGTAGATCATCGGCGATAGAGTCCCCGTAGGCTTTTCGCACGATCTGGCAGGGGTCCTGCACCGTAAACTTGATATTGTTGGTGTTCCAGTCTGCGTTGACCGGCAGTTTTCCTTCGCGTATCCATTTCGCGTAGTAGCTCACCAGACTCTCAACCCGGAAGTTGGCTTCCATGCCGAAGCGGTTCACCGCGTTCCACATGGTGTAATAGGAGTGTCCGCACTCGGTGTTGAGCCAGACCGCGCACTCTAACTCGTTGGTGGCATCGACGCGGGTTTTGATGACGTCGTACCATGCCTCTTCATCACCGGAAAACATACAGAAATTTTCCGCAGCCCAGCCTTTGGAGGCGTAGGTCCAGTCGGCTCCGACCAGGTGAAAGATTTTCCAGAGTGGCACCATCTCATCGGGTTCGCTCATCGGCTCCCTTGAGTTCTGGTTAACGAAAAAATGTGCTCCTTTTTTATCGATCGGGGCAACCATGTCTTTGAATTGGGGTTGCTGCTCGCGAACTTCCTCAAGTACGTCGTTGACTACGAAAACAAAATCATCAGGCGGCAGACCCATGGCGCTCGTGGAATCGGTTGAGCGGGTCAGCTCGCATGATCGCACGATGCCGTTCGGTTTTTTCTCTTTCGGCCAGTTGCCACGGGCGAGAAAAACCAGTTGGGAAATATCGATGTTCATCGGACAGACATGTTGGCAGCGCTTGCACTGGGTACATGTCCAGACCCACGGGGTGGTGGAAAGCTCTTTGTTCATGCCGAGCATCGCCATGCGGATGAACTTGCGAGGGTCCATGTTCTCAATCCCCGAAGCCGGACAGCCCGATGAGCAGAGGCCGCAGGTAAGGCAGGCGTCAAAGCTGGCTCCCTCGGGCAGAAGTTCGATTGCCTTTTCCTTAAAATTTATAGTGGGTGTTATTGCATCAGACATATTCATTCCTTTGGCTGCGAAATGTATCGCTATAAGGCCTTACTCTACTCATGCTGCTTTGAGGAGTTTATGCGCTTCATTGACTGCTCTGTAGGCGGTTGCCAGGGCAACGCCTGCACCGCAACGGCCACGAATCCAATCTTGATGGGCAAGAATTACGCCGGCCGCAAAGAGCCGCTGGTCGATAACTTTCCCATCGGCATCGATAGGGTGGAACTGGTCATCCACTTCAATTCCTGAGAGATGAATGGAATGCCCGGCCTTGTCCAGGTAGTTGTGGCTGTACCAGTCGTCGCGGTTTTCCGGTTGGTTGACATGAAGTCCAAGCAGAGGCTCGGTGATACCATCATGGTGGGCCTGGAGACCACCGCTTAAAAAGCGACCGGTGGCAAGCAATACCGTCTTGGCAACTATGTCGATGGGACCGAAATTATCACGCAGCGAGAGTGTAATTCCATCCCGGCCGAATTCTACGTTGGTGACTTTCTGCTGGGGTACCAGTGTGAGCCCTTTTTCGGGAAATACCTGTTCGAACATTTCCCGCAGACGAATGCCTGGAACAGAGGGTGGCATAGTCGGAATTTCGAAGATCGGCACACCTATGAGTCTGGCAAGATCGGCCATGACCTGATCGGGTTTGTGCATGCCGAGTACCGCAGGCATGCCGATGACCTCACTGTCCCCGGCGACCTTTTTGATCTCTTCTGCCAGAGCCTCCCTATTGGCAGGCACTTCAAGAGCGCGGGCCATAACCTCAGCATAGATCTCGCCGTGCTCCATATTGGGAAAGGTGACCCGACGAGCCTTTAACAAAGGCCATTCCTTTTGCAGATTGGCAACGCACTGTCTGGCACTGAAACCGCGCAAGCCTTTGAAGTCAATTATAGTGCATTTGCTTTTAGCGGCAAAAGCCTCTACCCCGGCCTGCATTGTGGCCGGGACGCTGAAGGTCGGTTTGCTCGTTCCCGCAGGAGTCAGTGCCATCACATTGCGTTCCTGTGGTGTGCCGTATTTGATTCCGCAACTGCCTATAAAGGCGGTGAACTCGTCAAAGCCGGCGCGTATTTCCTCATCGGAAACCCTGCTCAAAGGGTGGCGCGGCTGACTTGACCGCAGGCTGGCAAGAGCATGCCAGGGGTCGTTGGAGAGCGGTGAGTTGCTATCAGCCTTACCCAGCAGATCGAGATAGCCTGTGGTATAAGCGATAGCACCGGTGTTTCCAGCAAGAGAAGTGGAGATGCCGCGGTTAATGGCAAAAATAGCGGCAGCCATACCGGTAAGGCCTGAGCCGATGACCGCAAACTCCGTGGTGAATAGTCGTTTATCCTCAATCATTTGGTTTTTCCTGTGCTGGTTGGGGCGATAGTGTTATCTGCCGCTGCATTCACATCTTCATCTAAGCAGTCAAGGCCCAGTAAGCCGCAGTGCAGGGCTTCTGCGAGTTCCATCTGGGCAGCCTGCTGGCCCCAGATCACTGTGCGCATACCTTTAAACCGCTCGCTGAAGAAGTCGCGCATGTGATTCAGGCCAGTCTGGTCTGTGTAATACCCTCTGTCGTACAGATATGAACCTATGCGAATGCCGCAGAATGAGCCCTGACAAGGCCCTTTGCCCGCCCTTGATCGAAGGGCGATGGCTTCAAGGGTCATCTCTTTTTCAGCACCGGGAGCGCACTGCACAATCTGATCGATGGCAGACTGCGGCACCATCTCACACTCGCAGAGAATCATGTCATCGGGGTTATTGGCTTCATACCAGTATTTAGGGGAAGCGCCGGGCTCTGTCCATTTGCATGAGGTGCCAGCCGGCATAGGGGTGACCCTGGTAAGGCAAGGGTTGGTATTGCCGAGTCGTTGCGCCACAAGGTCTGCGGTTTTTTCCGCCATCAGTCTGAAGGTGGTGAGTTTACCTCCAGTGATTGTGCAAAAATTCGAAAGATTCTGGTCTTCGTGATTTTTTAGGGAAAATGATCGGGTAACGCTTCGGTCATTGTTGTCATCACCTTCCTGTACCAAGGGGCGGACCCGGGCAAATGCCCTGATATAGCGGGCATTGCTCAATGCCGGAATCATGGCTGATCCCTCGGCAACGTTTTTATTGACCTCGTCTATGGTCGGCCGGGAGTTTTCGGGAGTATCGGTTCGCAGGGAGGTGGTGCCAAGAACTGAAACCGTACCGCCGGGGACAAGAATATCACCATCAGCAGGTGGGCGAAGACGATTGATGACCCTTTTGGTTAAACGGTCATTGGTGACGAGCAGAGTTCCTTTGGAATAGAGAAGGCTTACATCATTGCATCCAGCCATTTTGGCAATGTTCATGGCCCAGGCACCGCCTGCGTTTACATATTGCTTGGCAACGATTTTCAGCAGCTCACCGCTATGGTAATTTTTACAGATTGCAGCCTTGATTGTTCCATTTTCTATTTCAAAGTCTACAACTCCGGTGTGAGAGTGGTAGACGGACCCGCCCAGTTCATGAGCGTGGTTGACATTTTCTAAAGCGAGGCGGAATGGATCGACAGTTGCATCTGGAACCTCGAACGCTTTTATGGTGTCTCCGGACAGGTGCGGCTCAAGCTGGAGAGCTTCGTCGACGGTCAGTTCCTTGCAGGTGATTCCAGCGGCTTTACAGAGTTCCGGAAATTTGGCGGCGTACTTTTCATCATCTCCGGCAACGGCAACAAAAAGGCCGCCGGTTTCTTCTACGCATTGGGGAGCGAGGCGTTTGAGGAGATCTGCCTCCTCGCGACATTCAATTGCAGAGTGGGGATCACTGAAAACATAGCGAGCGCCCGAATGCAGGAGGCCATGGTTACCACCGGATGCACCGGCGCAGAGATCTTGTTTATCAATGAGGTGGGACTGGATAGATCGCAGAGCAAGATCACGCATGATCCCCGTTCCGGTAGCACCACCGCCAATTATGAGCACTTCAGTTTCAACGGTCCGGGAAACTGAAAGAGGCTGGCATGCTCTCTCTGGTGAGTTCATTTTAGATGTCCTGTGAATTCAATTAACGTGCTGTTTTTTTATAGTTAATATGCGAAAGAGATAAAAACGTAAAACTGGTAATGAATGGTATCCTACATCTCCCCTTTTGCGCAATTATACAAGAGAATAGATAAAAAGCTTGTCGAAAATCTTCAAATGAAAAGAAATTGAGCGATAAGTGAAACTGCGAAAGGTTTAAAGCGAAAGTCCTTAGGGTCTGTATTATAGTTATATGAAAGTTGTTGTGCCAGGTCTTGCACAACATGGAGGGCAGGATGCTGGGAAGCTGGCTTTGGTGTCAGGAGGTGTGGAACAGGTGTCTTTTTTGACCATGAGATTTGAATAATTTTAAATCTTCCAACTAGCAAAATTGTATTGGGCTCTTTTTATGACAATTCTGATAGTCGCCAAATTTAACCTGGCAAGCCGGGCAAGCCGCTGCTTACCACTAAGACTCAGCTTCAAGGCGTGGGGAGAAAGACGATAGGAGTATCAACTTAAAGCAAAGAAACACTTCTCCATAAGCCTATCGCTGAATTATTCCAGGGATTGGTCACCTGCTAATCCGTCGCGTCTCCCCTCTACGTCTATCACGTCACGTTTTCGAACTGAAAATTGGGGGGTAATCAGAATTATAAAAGAATCAGCTGCGATCACTGTTGTCGGGGGCGATCGAAGAAAGAGAATTCTGGTTGGAAGGATATGCATGACAGCAGGCCGGTATTGCCTTTGCTGAGCAATACAATGGCGAAGAGAAAATAGTGTCAATGCAGATTAGAAGCGGTGATTCAAGAGAGCGTGATTGGATGGAACTTTTAATCCGCCTGGGATTACAAGTGCTGATTCTGAAAAATATTAAAAAAAAGGCAGCTTCAACGGGCGGAAGCTGCCTTTTTTAAAGGACTGATGTTGAACGGATTATTCAATCATTAAGCAAAGCCAAGGAAAGCGATGAAACCTGCTACGAAGCAGTAGAATAGAGCCGGCAGTAAGGTGAAACGAATTATCTGTCCTTCCTTTCCTACCATGCCAACAACAGAGGCGGCTGCAACAACATTGAGCACGCATATCATATTACCAGCATTGGCACCAATAGCCTGAAGGGCGAGTGTTGTGGTCTGGGAGAAGCCTACGGTGTCTGCGGTGGCGTACTGCAGATTGCCAAACATCATGTTGGAAAACGTCGCACTACCAGCAATAAAGGAGCCGAGGCAACCGACCAGCGGGGCGAAAATTGGCCAGAAACCTGAGAAGGTTGCGGCAGCGAGTTGACCAAGTTCGATCGGCATACTCGCAAGAGCAGCAGTGTTCACATCGGAGTGCAGGAAGATACGGACCATTGGTACTGATGCACCGAGAGCGATAATAGAAGGTCCGAGTGCCTTGATGGATGTCATCCAGGCGGTCTTGATCTTGCGTGGTTCCTTCTTGTGGAGAAACGCGGTGAGGATTACCACGAATACGAATATGGTGCCTGGCAGGTACAGGGTGTGTGCAGTTACTGAAACAGAGGTGGAGAGAATGTTATTCCAGCTGACCTGGGCAGCAACCATCCATGCTTTGAAAGGGAGAAAGTCAAGCCTGGTGAGAACCAGAAAACAAACCACGAGAATGTACGGAGTCCAGGCAAGCCAGAGAGGCATGGACTTTTCTTGACAACCTTCTTTGGCTTTCATGCTCTCTGCCTGGGAATCGTTTTCGAAAAGCCAGGTTGTCTTTGGCATGAGGAAGCCTGATCGGGCAGCACTGATACAGATACCAAGAGCGATGAGTGCACCAAGTATAGAAGGGAATTCAGGTCCGAGAAAACGAGCGGTGAGGTAGGCGGAACCGGTGAACGAAATACCGCCCAGTAAGGCGAACTTCCAGGCACCGAGGCCTTCGGTCCAGGACTTATTCTTACCGAAGAAGCGGGTAAGGATGGCAACCATAATCAATGGGATGAAGGTTGCTACCATTACATCGAGAGTAATGGTTTTAACAGTAACAGTCAGCAAGTCTGCCGAGGAAATCCCCTGTACACCCTGGCCAATACCCACGAGGATCGGTGTGCCAACGGCCCCGGTAGATACTGCGGCACTATCAGCAATAAGCGC of the Desulfosediminicola ganghwensis genome contains:
- a CDS encoding glycosyltransferase family 4 protein; translated protein: MNKIAIVTDAWHPQINGVVTTLTQTVKHLENMGHRVKVINPQLFRSIPCPSYPEIRLALAWTHQLKKLLAEFAPNAVHIATEGPLGWAARSACLNKKFPYTTSYHTRFPEYIKIRIPIPLSWSYTVVRKFHKQATRVMVATPALRDELSQRNFPNTAPWSRGVNTELFQPDTRIDLGVEGPVQVYVGRVAVEKNIEAFLSLDLPGTKVIVGDGPARKELERKYPEALFAGYRRGKELAGYIANADVMVFPSLTDTFGVVMLEANGCGVPVAAYPVTGPINVVKNGVNGWLDQDLQIAVHKAMEVSRESCRNTALQYSWKACSEQFFHNLEIVEPFGSSNHASAANA
- a CDS encoding UDP-2,3-diacylglucosamine diphosphatase → MQHLHFRSIWISDTHLGGRNLKSNQLYEFLKSTESDNLYLVGDIFDLWKLRNNWHWPEINDHIVNLIINKAQNGTKVYYLPGNHDDIVRRYTGTSFHGVQICEEIVHTSVDGKRYLVLHGDKFDCVVQNSEWLANIGSTLYDSLLILNRWVNTYRSFRGKDYFSISAWLKHKCKKAVNYIGDFEQVLISEIKKNQVDGLICGHIHHASIKAMGDFLYSNSGDWVESCTALAENSNGTIGIIQWIEQNPVKELTTDEEYEQDRYSDGCLASPN
- a CDS encoding rhodanese-like domain-containing protein produces the protein MRFLPIKAVTVFVLLMLCGFRFSLLFGELSWEKIDAVLSEDFPDVKIMEIDELSNRLEAGEKLYLVDVRSREEYLVSHIPGAVLVEEFAVNSRLPGVVIVAYCSVGLRSAEYVRKLQNEGVKNVYNLRGSIFMWANRGLALDSPKGTVDEVHPFSPRWGKLLDKTLHAR
- the rbr gene encoding rubrerythrin; translated protein: MASLKGTQTEKNILTAFCGESQARNRYTYYASQAKKDGYVQIQSIFEETANQEKEHAKRLFKLLEGGDVEVSASFPAGVVGTTAENLKEAATGENHEHTVMYPEFAEVAREEGFANIADIFMAIANAEAQHEKRFKDLLGNIEKGCVFKRDEKVVWRCRNCGYLHDDHEAPEICPACAHAKAHFELLGENW
- a CDS encoding lipocalin family protein, encoding MRLLLCSLSLTVLTGCAGLPKGIEPVQDFELNRYLGRWYEVARLDHSFERGLTRVMTEYSMRDDGGVKVVNRGYQAESGSWKEAVGRAYFVRSPREGYLKVSFFRPFYGTYVIMELDQGYEYALVCGANRKYLWILAREPDLDEVVKQRLIARAKELGFAVDKLIYPQVGDPRTSAAAQVDL
- a CDS encoding methyltransferase family protein, whose protein sequence is MKPDFLFYLGIAWAAWCCMHSLLINRSVQDNTEKFFVRMGFPGFRYRLFYTIAACLSLLPLVVLTVMVRGEVVLVWRGLWHLLELVLAIGALGLFWCGSRQYNLHDMVYGRKTAAGKRDDVEFSRDGVHGVIRHPWYLGSLLFLWSWPVYHEATILSAVILSCYLLIGAFIEERRLVAEFGEKYRQYQQEVSMLIPWKWLSKRVSQKLKRRD
- a CDS encoding FkbM family methyltransferase — encoded protein: MTPWERLQEAWCRVRGWYPARVAGRQLRCDPDHISFWSKVDNGSWEPQTFTVLDSILAPGGIHLDVGAWIGPTVLHAAHCSKKVFCFEPDKVAYMYLLANLKLNKLDNVIPFNMAVAEKSSISRMASPRGKRGDSMTSLLYPDGKAGMEVVVIAWQQWLELVGRPVFTSIKMDVEGGEFTLLPAMKSYLQQQKPALYLSLHPHLLPVDKRQQQMTAMVDLLSPLYELADSGSGERQPVGNLLTAERVDRGGSYLLLPVA